A stretch of DNA from Gimesia chilikensis:
AAATCACGAATTTCTGGGGATAGCCCAGTGCGGTGATTTCTTCGCGGAGGATGCGGACGCAGAGCGAATGGAACGTGGAAATGAAGGGCTTGGCCGGCAGGCGTTTGCCCATCAGGCCGTTCATGCGTTCCTGCATTTCCTTGGCTGCTTTGTTGGTGAAGGTCACCGAGAGGATCTTGTTGGGAGTCACCCCCTGCCGGATCAGTTCCACCATGCGATAAGTAATCACACGTGTTTTGCCGGTACCGGCGCCAGCCAGAACCAGGAGTGGACCAGAGATTGTCGAGGCTGCTTCACGTTGTGCCGGATTGAGTGCGGAGAGATGACTGGAAGAACTGGGAGAGGAAGACAAGGACATATATCAGGATCAATTATCTGGCGTAAAACGGGTATGGGCAGCTGAGCTGAAGCGGTAACCGGCGGCGACGATTTCCGCTCAGTGACTTTCATCTTTTTTATCGGGTTTTGATCGGGGGGCCGGTTTTTTCTGAGTCGGGCGTTCCGGTTTCCGTGAGGCATTGGGTGATTTTTTCGCAGGAGCCTGCCCTGCTTCAGTAGACTCTGATTTCGATTCCGTGGAGCGTCTGCTGGAACCGGGCTGTTTCTTTTTTCTCAACTTGGGGCGCGCCTGTTCGCTGCGCCGGGGCTGAGCGGGATCTGGTTGCTGTTTTCGACGGGCCGATTCTACGGTCTCCTGGTGAGGCACCGGAGTTTTCGCAGGAGCAGAACGCTGCTGTTCTTTATACGCCTGTTTGAACGGATCGAGCATCTCGTTGATCGTCTGCCAGCGGTCTTGCGGGTAGAGCTCCAGCCCCTTCATGATCGCATCGGCAATGCGGGGGTCGAGATCGGGGAGCAGGTTCTGGATGTGCTCCGGTGGTGAATTGATATGTTGCAGGACCGCTTCCATTGTTTCGGCTGCCTTCCAGGGAAGCCGTTTGGTCAGCATCTCATAGCAGGTTACTGCGTAAGAGAAGATATCGATTTTCTGGCTGGTCTTCTGGCGTTTGATGAGCTCGGGGGCCATGTAAGCGGCGGTACCGGTGCGGTTGCCGGGCTGCAGAAACGGAGGCGTGTTAGGGACGACCAGTCCGAAATCGATCAGCTTGAGTTCGTGATCGTTACTGACCATGATGTTGCGCGGGCAGATGTCGCGGTGAATCCAGCCTTCGTCATGAAAATACTGGATCGCTTCGCCCAGCTGGATCATGTATTTGAGGCAGTTGGTTTTCATGTCCTCGTTCTGGGCTTCCACCAGAAAGCTGAGACTGTAGCCTTCGATGAATTCCATGACGAGGAACTGTTCCTGATCGGCAGTCAGGCCATGTTCATAAGTTTTGACGATGTGCGGGTGATTGAACTGGACTGCGATCTCCCCCTCTTTGGGTTTATCCAGTCCGACAAAGCGGGCTTCCAGTTCCTGTGTTTTGACTTTGTCCAGAATTTTAAGC
This window harbors:
- a CDS encoding serine/threonine protein kinase, producing MNFLKRLFSKEARVPRVNIKQRFELIGRVGQGSMSKVWRARDYNSGKTVSLKILDKVKTQELEARFVGLDKPKEGEIAVQFNHPHIVKTYEHGLTADQEQFLVMEFIEGYSLSFLVEAQNEDMKTNCLKYMIQLGEAIQYFHDEGWIHRDICPRNIMVSNDHELKLIDFGLVVPNTPPFLQPGNRTGTAAYMAPELIKRQKTSQKIDIFSYAVTCYEMLTKRLPWKAAETMEAVLQHINSPPEHIQNLLPDLDPRIADAIMKGLELYPQDRWQTINEMLDPFKQAYKEQQRSAPAKTPVPHQETVESARRKQQPDPAQPRRSEQARPKLRKKKQPGSSRRSTESKSESTEAGQAPAKKSPNASRKPERPTQKKPAPRSKPDKKDESH